The following is a genomic window from Solanum stenotomum isolate F172 chromosome 4, ASM1918654v1, whole genome shotgun sequence.
CTGGACAGTTTCCAAGTAAGAATAAGCAAGGGGAAAGATTCCGAGTCGTTGCTACCGATACCCCTTTTTATGATGATGATGGTACTTTGCTTGGTGTTATTTGTATATCAAGTGATATGAGGCCTTTCCAAGAATCAGGGCTTATGTCTATGGGAGTGAAGCAGTTGGAAGCTGATACAAGATTTAGAGCCAGAACCCTTACTTCTTCTAAACTTGGACTTGATCCCCAGCAGCCCCTGCAAGCTGCCATTGCCTccaaaatttctaattttgttaGTAACTGTCTTTGTTTGGGTAGTTGTCTggttttcttttgctttctttATGTTCTCTTACTGtcttctttatgttttcttACTGTCATAATAGGCCTCAAAGGTGAGCAATAAggttaagtcaaaaataaagaCAGGAGAGAGCAGCATGTTTCGTGAAGGCGGAAGTGGAGATAGTCATTATTCTGACCATGCATTTTCTGATGCTGCTCTCTCAGATCACAGGGAGGATGCAAATTCAAGTGGAGCGAGTACGCCTAGGGGAGATGTTCACCCTTCTCCTTTTGGAGTATTCTCTAATCTTGTAAAAGTGGAGCATTCTGGGGATGAGAGTGAGGGAAAACAAGGCATTTCTAAGATTATCACCTCGAAGGCAGAGGCGTGGATGGCGAAGAATAGCTTATCATGGCCATGGAAAGGCAATGAGCGAGAAGCGTCAGAGTCAAGAACTACACGATCTGTGTGGCCTTGGTTAAACAATGACCAAGACAATGAGTTAAATCACATCAACAGTTCTAATACAGTTAAACCAGAAAATCAGGTTACTGAAACATACCGTACAACCACTAATGAAGCTCCAGGATCCTGGTCTTCATTTAATATTAACAGCACAAGCAGTGTTAGTAGCTATGGAAGCACCAGCAGTAGTGCTGTTAATAAGGTGGACATGGATACTGATTGCCTGGATTACGAAATCTTGTGGGAGGACTTGACTATCGGAGAACAGATTGGAGAAGGTACGCGGAATATCTTTTACAGGTGAAATTATAAAAAACAAGTCTAGTTAGTTATTCCAAACTTGATCATAGAATCTTTCGGTAACCGGAAAGGATGTAGTTTActttcattttctatttttcagaCATTATATATGCTTATGTTGTGTATAATAATCAGATGTTAGTAGTCAGTTGCACTTGAACCTTTGTATATCTTTTCTGAAGCTAACACATGAATTCTGCAACGAATTATCCGTACCAGCTTTATAGCTATGATAATCTTATGTATTTGACAGTTGTTATCAcctttacttttactttttcatttctcactttttcttttatctgTGTTTCTCTAGGATCTTGTGGAACTGTTTATCATGGGCTGTGGTATGGATCAGTAAGTTCTTTGTCTCTTCTGTTCATTAAACTTCCTGGAGACAGAATGTTCTGAAGTATTTATTCATCAAGTATCATCAAGCATTTGTGAGTTATCATTTACTCCGGGAGCTTATGCTTATAGACTGTAACACAGTAAACAAAACTGGCTTCTTGGCCCTATCATAATCATATGGATGATATCAAAGTCGAAAATTTCTCTAAGCCAGTATTGGTGTTGTATATTACTTGAGGTTCCTCAACACTATTTGTAATCAACACTTGAAATTTAGATCTACTTGAGCTGGTTTCTCCTTTGTACATAATGGTGTCTTTGCCGTGCAGGATGTCGCTGTTAAAGTGTTCACCAAGCAAGAATATTCTGATGAAGTGATATATTCCTTCAAACAAGAGGTCGGTCTGTTTGTCATAAATCTGTCATGAAATgctttatctttttcttttcctaattgaatgttattttttctgaagGACTCTAAACTGTATGACAGTCATAATGCCGGTCTTTCCTcgtttttcataaaaaattgcCACAATATTGCTGTAGCCTTTAATGAGGTCTGTGAACCAATGTCGAAATTCACCAGCAATGTATGCTCTTCTACACTGCGacttttctcaaaaaatgaaCTTTCTAATGTAAGAAATCCCAGTTGAAGGACCAATGTGAAGAGTAATCTGCAAATGATGAGAATTAAATGTGTCAAACAAAATACTACCATTTTCTGTTTGTTAGAAACTATCACAATAGGATTCACTTCATGTGACTATCTGACTTTCTACATTAATGAGTggtaaaatttataaaaatgctAATACTGAATCAACGTCCTTCACCTCTGCCTATGCGCCGCATCACTTTTGAAGTCCTATGCACTTAAACAAGGAACAAGGATCGAGAACTTTCTGTCTTGGAATTCTTTTCTTGCGTGAGTCTTGGTTCTCTGGAAAATCATAATTCAGACATCCTTGGTTCTGAAGCTATCTTTTGTATTCTGTTAATTTGATCAACTTCTGCTTGGAGTCCCTCCGGTTACTCCCAAATAGGCAAATACTATCTGATTTTGTACAGGAGATCAATTTCCAAAGAAAATAGTTCTACAATGAAATGACTCATCCATAGTATGTCTAGGAAAATGTTTGTGCTTGATATTAGTACATGGAGACTTGAGCTTAATGCTTTTTTTGCTTTCTAATTCAACTATGGTTACTAACATTATGCTAGGAGCCTAGGACCAGAAGCGTCTCTGACAGGCCTTGtgctttactttttttttttttgaagatctCCCTTATGAAAAGACTTCGACATCCAAATATTCTTCTATTCATGGGTGCTGTTACTTCACCAGAACGCCTCTGCATTGTCACGGAATTCCTGCCACGGTAAATCCTTTTCCTTCTTCATGATGAATAACCTGTTCAATTTGTTTTGCACCTATTCCTTGTGACTGTATCAGCATTTTTCGTGTGTGACTGATAAACCATTTCACCTTTTCCATTATTGCAGGGGAAGTTTGTTCAGGCTATTACAGAGGAATGCATCCAAATTAGAATGGAGACGACGAATCCACATGGCTCTAGACGTAGTAAGTTCTTAGGAGATCTGTTTACCTGTTATATTAACTATTACCAAGAATAACATCCATTGTTTTTACTGGATCATCAATTCTTTCTATTAGTTATATAAAAACTTTTTATCTGAGATATTTGGAGCTATCAAGGTTACTCTTTTATGCTAGGTATCATGTTACATTTTGCTGCTTCTTTCAGGCTCGTGGCATGAATTATCTTCATCATCTTACCCCTCCTATAGTTCATCGTGacttgaagtcttcaaatcttctTGTGGACAAGAACTGGACTGTGAAGGTTTGGCTTCAGTTCATTTGACTGTCATTTCTTCTTTGTATTACCAGTCTTATGAATGTCTAATCGTCTATTATGAAAGAGCTTTTAATATGCTGAGAAGAATTCTCACCATGCAAATATTGCCA
Proteins encoded in this region:
- the LOC125861859 gene encoding uncharacterized protein LOC125861859 isoform X2, translated to MDSTKTASASAAQGPTPPAEELLKKIQELEAGHAQMKLEMSKLMMCDDHRTQRQRSHSISPQRPPRIRAGGGFDGGSAAVWKRGSISFRHSSPLQRESSSKGEGDGSSIGGGGPAAVKFTDRQYLNILQSMGQAVHILDLNGQIIYWNRTAEKLYGYSAAEALGNDLIELLTDARDHDAANNIVQRVIRGESWTGQFPSKNKQGERFRVVATDTPFYDDDGTLLGVICISSDMRPFQESGLMSMGVKQLEADTRFRARTLTSSKLGLDPQQPLQAAIASKISNFASKVSNKVKSKIKTGESSMFREGGSGDSHYSDHAFSDAALSDHREDANSSGASTPRGDVHPSPFGVFSNLVKVEHSGDESEGKQGISKIITSKAEAWMAKNSLSWPWKGNEREASESRTTRSVWPWLNNDQDNELNHINSSNTVKPENQVTETYRTTTNEAPGSWSSFNINSTSSVSSYGSTSSSAVNKVDMDTDCLDYEILWEDLTIGEQIGEGSCGTVYHGLWYGSDVAVKVFTKQEYSDEVIYSFKQEISLMKRLRHPNILLFMGAVTSPERLCIVTEFLPRGSLFRLLQRNASKLEWRRRIHMALDVARGMNYLHHLTPPIVHRDLKSSNLLVDKNWTVKVGDFGLSRLKHETYLATRTGKGTPQWMAPEVLRNEPSDEKSDVYSFGVILWELATEKIPWDNLNTMQLIAGDCSCRIHESAARYPKGCSSTIGVYYRELLAQ
- the LOC125861859 gene encoding serine/threonine-protein kinase EDR1-like isoform X3 — protein: MRPFQESGLMSMGVKQLEADTRFRARTLTSSKLGLDPQQPLQAAIASKISNFASKVSNKVKSKIKTGESSMFREGGSGDSHYSDHAFSDAALSDHREDANSSGASTPRGDVHPSPFGVFSNLVKVEHSGDESEGKQGISKIITSKAEAWMAKNSLSWPWKGNEREASESRTTRSVWPWLNNDQDNELNHINSSNTVKPENQVTETYRTTTNEAPGSWSSFNINSTSSVSSYGSTSSSAVNKVDMDTDCLDYEILWEDLTIGEQIGEGSCGTVYHGLWYGSDVAVKVFTKQEYSDEVIYSFKQEISLMKRLRHPNILLFMGAVTSPERLCIVTEFLPRGSLFRLLQRNASKLEWRRRIHMALDVARGMNYLHHLTPPIVHRDLKSSNLLVDKNWTVKVGDFGLSRLKHETYLATRTGKGTPQWMAPEVLRNEPSDEKSDVYSFGVILWELATEKIPWDNLNTMQVIAAVGFMNQRLDIPKDVHPQLASIIESCWLSEPQSRPSFQELMEKLKDLQRQYVIQAQAARSTAGDSSQKEQ
- the LOC125861859 gene encoding uncharacterized protein LOC125861859 isoform X1; translated protein: MDSTKTASASAAQGPTPPAEELLKKIQELEAGHAQMKLEMSKLMMCDDHRTQRQRSHSISPQRPPRIRAGGGFDGGSAAVWKRGSISFRHSSPLQRESSSKGEGDGSSIGGGGPAAVKFTDRQYLNILQSMGQAVHILDLNGQIIYWNRTAEKLYGYSAAEALGNDLIELLTDARDHDAANNIVQRVIRGESWTGQFPSKNKQGERFRVVATDTPFYDDDGTLLGVICISSDMRPFQESGLMSMGVKQLEADTRFRARTLTSSKLGLDPQQPLQAAIASKISNFASKVSNKVKSKIKTGESSMFREGGSGDSHYSDHAFSDAALSDHREDANSSGASTPRGDVHPSPFGVFSNLVKVEHSGDESEGKQGISKIITSKAEAWMAKNSLSWPWKGNEREASESRTTRSVWPWLNNDQDNELNHINSSNTVKPENQVTETYRTTTNEAPGSWSSFNINSTSSVSSYGSTSSSAVNKVDMDTDCLDYEILWEDLTIGEQIGEGSCGTVYHGLWYGSDVAVKVFTKQEYSDEVIYSFKQEISLMKRLRHPNILLFMGAVTSPERLCIVTEFLPRGSLFRLLQRNASKLEWRRRIHMALDVARGMNYLHHLTPPIVHRDLKSSNLLVDKNWTVKVGDFGLSRLKHETYLATRTGKGTPQWMAPEVLRNEPSDEKSDVYSFGVILWELATEKIPWDNLNTMQVIAAVGFMNQRLDIPKDVHPQLASIIESCWLSEPQSRPSFQELMEKLKDLQRQYVIQAQAARSTAGDSSQKEQ